A stretch of DNA from Anaerolineae bacterium:
GGGAAACACCGGTAGAATTAGACGTCCTCCAGGTAGAGAAAGCATAGCAAGGAGGTTAGAATTGGCCAAAAAAGTCGTAGCTGTAGTAAAACTGCAACTGCCAGCGGGAAAAGCAACGCCTGCTCCACCGGTGGGTCCCGCGCTGGGCCAGCATGGGGTTAACATAATGGCTTTCTGCAAAGAATACAATGCCCAAACGGCCCACATGGTTGGGGATATTGTGCCGGTGGAAGTTACCATTTACAGCGATCGTTCTTTCACTTTTGTCCTTAAAACTCCGCCGGTTTCAACCCTGTTGAAAAAAGCTGCGGGTATAGAAAAGGGGTCCAGTGAGCCCA
This window harbors:
- the rplK gene encoding 50S ribosomal protein L11 — protein: MAKKVVAVVKLQLPAGKATPAPPVGPALGQHGVNIMAFCKEYNAQTAHMVGDIVPVEVTIYSDRSFTFVLKTPPVSTLLKKAAGIEKGSSEPNRRKVGKVTRQQVREIAQLKLRDLNTNDIEAAMRIVEGTARSMGIEIVD